Proteins from one Fragaria vesca subsp. vesca linkage group LG6, FraVesHawaii_1.0, whole genome shotgun sequence genomic window:
- the LOC101302955 gene encoding auxin-responsive protein IAA26-like, with the protein MQKMEEACPQLLDLIPKEREWLVSKDESHGYSEEKKLELRLCPPGQDWSNLRDNTSRGQKERDESLLSLGYFYNSSSSGNQTHHFASSERKTVLSSPWSSSPSGYPNNQTKGPSFLQFSPSSQSLPVTQMTSQPCCTEAVDLQNAEKKKASANPAVTNNTSQKRTAPAPVVGWPPIRSFRKNLASTSASKPAPESQNVNPSKVPNVKPVETSRKGMFVKINMDGVPIGRKVDLSAYASYEKLSSAVDELFRGLLAAQRDSCAGGIKNNIDEEKEITGLLDGSGEYTLVYEDNEGDRMLVGDVPWHMFVSTVKRLRVLKSSELSALSIRTGKELKN; encoded by the exons ATGCAAAAGATGGAGGAGGCATGTCCTCAACTTCTGGATTTGATTCCGAAAGAAAGGGAGTGGCTTGTGAGCAAAGATGAGAGCCATGGCTATTCAGAAGAGAAGAAATTGGAGCTAAGGCTTTGCCCTCCAGGTCAAGACTGGTCAAATCTGAGAGACAACACCTCCAGAGGCCAGAAAGAAAGAGATGAGTCTCTTCTTTCTCTTGGGTACTTCTACAACAGCAGCAGCAGTGGAAACCAAACCCACCATTTTGCTTCCTCAGAGAGAAAGACTGTTCTATCCTCTCCATGGTCTTCATCTCCCTCAGGGTACCCCAACAACCAGACAAAAGGTCCTTCCTTTCTACAGTTCTCACCAAGCTCTCAAAGCCTGCCTGTCACCCAGATGACCTCACAGCCCTGTTGCACTGAAGCGGTAGACTTGCAGAACGCAGAGAAGAAGAAAGCTTCTGCAAATCCAGCTGTGACCAACAACACTTCTCAGAAAAG AACTGCTCCGGCTCCAGTTGTGGGATGGCCTCCAATTAGATCTTTTCGGAAGAATCTTGCGAGCACCAGCGCTTCAAAACCGGCACCTGAGTCACAAAATGTAAACCCCAGCAAGGTTCCTAATGTTAAACCAGTCGAAACCAGCAGAAAAGGCATGTTTGTGAAAATCAATATGGATGGAGTCCCCATTGGACGAAAAGTAGACCTCAGTGCTTATGCCAGCTATGAGAAGCTCTCCTCTGCTGTTGATGAACTCTTTCGTGGGCTCCTTGCAG CTCAAAGAGATTCTTGTGCTGGTGGAATCAAGAACAACATAGATGAAGAGAAAGAAATTACAGGTTTATTGGATGGAAGTGGAGAATATACTCTGGTTTATGAAGATAATGAAGGTGACAGGATGCTTGTTGGAGATGTCCCATGGCA CATGTTTGTGTCTACTGTGAAGAGGTTGCGTGTGCTCAAGAGCTCTGAACTTTCTGCACTTAGTA TTCGCACTGGTAAAGAACTGAAGAACTGA
- the LOC101302670 gene encoding hexokinase-1-like: protein MGKKAVMIVCGAAVVTVAAAVLVRQRMRCCGEWSKATAIVKELEEKCGTPIAKLRQVADAMTVEMHAGLASEGGSKLKMIISYVDNLPTGNEKGLFYALDLGGTNFRVLRVQLGGKGRGLVNQEFTEVSIPEGLMVGTTETLFDFIATELAKFVGKEGPEYQLPPGRQRELGFTFSFPVQQTSINSGTLIKWTKGFSIDDTVGRDVVAELSKAIEKQGLDMRVSALVNDTVGTLAGGIYNNNDVVAAVILGTGTNAAYVERAQAIPKWHGLLPKSGDMVINMEWGNFRSAHLPLTDYDHSLDTESLNPGDQIFEKIISGMYLGEIVRRALYRIAEEASIFGDIVPPKLKVPFILRTPDMSAMHHDTSYDLKVVRDILKNVLEISNTSLKVRKLIVELCNTVATRGARLAAAGILGVLKKLGRDVFRDGEKQKKTVIALDGGLFEHYTEYSKCMENTLRELLGEEVGASIVIEHSNDGSGIGAALIAASHSQYLQDDES from the exons ATGGGGAAGAAGGCTGTCATGATCGTCTGCGGCGCCGCCGTGGTGACAGTGGCGGCGGCTGTGCTGGTCCGTCAGCGCATGCGGTGCTGCGGCGAGTGGTCCAAAGCCACGGCCATCGTCAAGGAGCTGGAGGAGAAGTGTGGGACCCCCATTGCCAAACTGAGACAGGTCGCCGACGCCATGACCGTCGAGATGCACGCCGGTCTCGCCTCCGAGGGCGGCAGCAAGCTCAAGATGATCATCAGTTACGTCGATAATCTCCCCACCGG GAATGAGAAAGGGTTGTTTTATGCACTGGACCTTGGAGGAACAAACTTCCGTGTGCTGCGGGTTCAATTGGGGGGAAAGGGTCGTGGACTTGTTAATCAAGAATTCACAGAGGTGTCGATTCCAGAAGGTCTTATGGTTGGGACTACAGAA ACATTGTTTGACTTCATTGCCACGGAACTTGCTAAATTTGTTGGTAAAGAAGGTCCAGAATATCAACTCCCTCCTGGCAGGCAGAGAGAACTTGGTTTTACCTTCTCATTCCCTGTGCAGCAAACGTCAATCAATTCTGGGACTCTAATTAAGTGGACGAAAGGCTTCTCTATAGATGATACA GTTGGCCGGGATGTTGTGGCTGAATTGAGTAAAGCCATTGAAAAACAAGGCCTTGATATGCGTGTGTCCGCTCTG GTTAATGACACAGTTGGAACATTGGCCGGAGGTATATACAACAATAACGATGTTGTAGCAGCTGTGATTTTAGGTACTGGGACAAATGCAGCATATGTGGAACGTGCACAGGCCATACCAAAATGGCATGGTCTTCTACCTAAATCTGGAGACATG GTTATCAACATGGAGTGGGGCAACTTCAGGTCCGCACATCTTCCATTAACAGATTATGATCATTCATTAGACACTGAAAGTTTAAATCCGGGTGATCAG ATTTTTGAGAAGATAATTTCGGGAATGTATTTGGGAGAAATTGTTCGCCGCGCTCTTTATAGGATTGCTGAAGAGGCTTCTATCTTTGGTGATATTGTTCCACCAAAATTAAAAGTTCCATTCATTTTGAG GACACCTGACATGTCCGCAATGCATCATGACACTTCCTACGATCTTAAAGTTGTACGAGACATATTGAAGAATGTATTGGAG ATATCAAATACTTCTCTGAAAGTGAGAAAACTTATTGTTGAGCTCTGCAATACTGTTGCCACACGTGGGGCTCGCCTTGCTGCTGCTGGAATCTTGGGGGTTCTGAAAAAGCTGGGAAGAGATGTGTTCAGGGATGGGGAAAAACAGAAGAAGACAGTAATAGCTTTGGATGGTGGATTGTTTGAACACTACACTGAATATAGTAAGTGCATGGAGAATACCCTAAGAGAATTGCTTGGAGAGGAAGTCGGTGCGTCTATTGTTATTGAGCACTCTAATGATGGTTCTGGAATTGGAGCTGCCCTTATTGCTGCTTCTCACTCACAATACCTTCAAGATGATGAGTCCTGA
- the LOC101307613 gene encoding F-box/LRR-repeat protein At3g03360-like, with amino-acid sequence MSFSSRHWQGLWNSGWNSLPVTRINLEDSTSMEDSFRSSSLLEHEGQKRIVHFSLGEPVAEKMTHSDVDGWMKMVTQYYVTELKLYMPHNYMNYNFPPASFDVGSLVVLSLKDCILDPALIQKDTIFCRLESLSLWYVNLNGLAGELFSRCPLLESLYLTHCENILHVELCDVPNLKNIVVVEQIHNDARVPQTFNIQAPNLESLLYQESAWEKPLNLEEVCCRNLKKLDVSLEGSTITNQYVDVVVWTFPFLEDLVLVAYKFGWAPDDEIKLSSRSLTKLKIVAKTALLH; translated from the coding sequence ATGAGCTTCTCGTCCAGGCACTGGCAGGGCCTATGGAACTCTGGGTGGAACTCATTACCAGTTACTCGTATTAATTTAGAGGACTCGACCTCAATGGAAGATTCGTTTAGAAGCAGTAGTCTCCTCGAACATGAAGGTCAGAAAAGAATCGTTCACTTCTCACTCGGAGAACCAGTCGCCGAGAAGATGACACACTCTGATGTTGACGGCTGGATGAAGATGGTCACACAATATTACGTGACAGAGTTAAAGCTCTATATGCCACATAACTATATGAATTACAACTTTCCTCCGGCTAGTTTTGATGTTGGGTCCCTGGTTGTACTGAGCTTAAAAGATTGTATTTTGGACCCAGCCTTAATCCAAAAGGATACAATCTTCTGTCGCCTGGAATCCCTCAGCTTATGGTACGTCAATTTGAATGGGTTAGCAGGGGAGCTCTTTTCTAGATGCCCTTTGCTGGAGAGTTTATATTTGACACACTGTGAAAACATACTACATGTTGAACTTTGTGATGTTCCAAATCTCAAGAATATTGTTGTAGTCGAGCAGATACATAATGATGCGCGTGTACCTCAAACCTTCAACATTCAAGCACCCAATCTTGAATCTCTTCTTTATCAGGAGAGTGCATGGGAAAAGCCATTGAACCTTGAAGAAGTATGTTGCAGAAATCTAAAGAAGTTGGACGTAAGTCTTGAAGGCTCTACGATTACCAACCAATACGTCGATGTCGTTGTTTGGACGTTTCCTTTCCTCGAAGACTTGGTCTTGGTTGCCTACAAATTTGGATGGGCACCTGATGATGAGATCAAACTTTCAAGTCGTTCACTCACGAAATTAAAGATAGTTGCAAAAACAGCTCTCCTCCATTAG
- the LOC101307912 gene encoding uncharacterized protein LOC101307912 gives MDLISELPEPLKEKILFALPTKDAIRMSFSSRHWQSLWNTGWNSLPVTRINLEDSVSMEDSFTSSLLEHEGQKRIVHFSLGDGVEEMTRFDVDRWIKMVTQYYVTELKLDITHSFPPATFDVGSLVVLSLTNCILDPALIQKDTIFCHLKSLGLRYVDLNGLVGELFSRCPLLESLDLTYCEDMQHVELCDVPNLKNVVVMQNYSDVPHTFKMQAPNLESLDYQECARERPLNLEEVCCRNLKRLDIDHQQTTITNQYIEEVVLKFPLLEDLVLNADCFASADDIDDELKTCCLNISSRSLTKLNIAGETSDAMNIIIDAPSLVSYESHSSGVSHSISFKSVKLEKHILCLDEPTLDTEWFIHLRSYLGKCSPHVAGLSEIKIYSPQSVEKKISSKLPKTEVTPRPRVRELALVRVPFDPADDAEALIDGLLWSCQPMQVRVQMSHDNDYENNFIKSIHEMLMDGERESPCDCCQETHYKCWRHYLKSVTLQSYIITNDGTEHCYSNENSTMDLTHFEEPCDAIFALQWFDDLK, from the exons ATGGATCTAATATCCGAGTTGCCGGAGCCTCTCAAGGAGAAAATCCTCTTTGCTTTACCAACTAAAGATGCGATCCGTATGAGCTTCTCGTCCAGGCACTGGCAGAGCCTATGGAACACTGGGTGGAACTCATTACCAGTTACTCGTATTAATTTAGAGGACTCGGTTTCAATGGAAGATTCGTTTACAAGCAGTCTCCTCGAACATGAAGGTCAGAAAAGAATCGTTCACTTCTCACTCGGAGATGGAGTCGAGGAGATGACAAGATTTGATGTTGACCGCTGGATAAAGATGGTCACCCAATATTACGTGACAGAGTTAAAGCTCGATATAACACATAGCTTTCCTCCTGCTACTTTTGATGTTGGGTCCTTGGTTGTACTGAGCTTAACAAATTGTATTTTGGACCCAGCCTTAATCCAAAAGGATACAATCTTCTGTCACCTGAAATCGCTCGGATTGCGGTACGTCGATTTGAATGGGCTAGTCGGGGAGCTCTTTTCTAGATGCCCTTTGCTGGAGAGTTTGGATTTGACATACTGTGAAGACATGCAACATGTTGAACTTTGTGATGTTCCAAATCTAAAGAATGTTGTAGTCATGCAGAATTATTCTGATGTACCTCACACCTTCAAGATGCAAGCACCCAATCTTGAATCTCTTGATTATCAGGAGTGTGCAAGGGAAAGGCCATTGAACCTTGAAGAAGTATGTTGCAGAAATCTAAAGAGGTTGGACATAGATCATCAACAAACGACGATTACCAACCAATACATCGAGGAAGTTGTTCTCAAGTTTCCTTTGCTTGAAGACTTGGTCTTGAATGCTGACTGCTTTGCTTCGGCAGACGATATTGATGATGAGCTCAAAACTTGTTGTCTCAATATATCAAGTCGTTCACTCACTAAATTAAATATAGCTGGAGAAACTTCTGATGCAATGAACATCATCATAGATGCTCCAAGTCTTGTTTCTTACGAAAGCCACAGTTCCGGAGTTTCACATTCGATTTCCTTCAAATCTGTCAAGCTAGAGAAACACATTCTCTGTCTGGATGAACCGACTTTGGACACTGAATGGTTTATCCACTTGCGAAGTTATCTTGGCAAATGTTCACCACATGTAGCAGGATTGTCGGAGATAAAGATATATTCTCCTCAAAGTGTA GAGAAAAAAATTTCAAGCAAGCTGCCGAAGACAGAAGTTACTCCACGGCCAAGAGTCAGGGAACTGGCTCTGGTAAGGGTTCCTTTTGATCCTGCAGATGATGCAGAAGCTCTTATTGACGGCTTACTATGGAGTTGTCAACCAATGCAAGTACGGGTGCAGATGTCACATGACAATGACTATGAAAACAACTTTATAAAG TCCATACATGAAATGTTAATGGATGGAGAACGAGAGTCCCCCTGTGATTGTTGTCAAGAGACTCACTACAAATGTTGGCGGCATTACTTAAAGTCTGTTACGCTTCAGAGTTATATTATAACGAATGATGGGACGGAACATTGTTATAGTAATGAAAATTCTACCATGGACTTGACCCATTTTGAGGAACCTTGCGATGCAATCTTTGCACTACAATGGTTTGATGACTTGAAATAA